In Erigeron canadensis isolate Cc75 chromosome 1, C_canadensis_v1, whole genome shotgun sequence, a single window of DNA contains:
- the LOC122603512 gene encoding uncharacterized protein LOC122603512 has protein sequence MNDSQGTLNVNEFRVQFLDKAQFYPEYLKDDRLLKEHFYRKLRKNIREKITLLQIESFTQLVDVTRWHEVEQGMPNDETSKRKTEQSNSRNKKFRSSGSSGGGSNRKNIPTWNNCGKHHSGVCLLPSKKACFNCGQPGHISRDCKFSPSKPTVCFKCFNKGHMKSACHLLTEEERQAEARKANERKLAKQVGNPRGRSFQISLAQAKESTDVVSGTFLVHDTHAKILFDYGANRSFVAARFTKCIPLQLSFLEPPLLVEVAGDQTYMIKNVYLGCSLTINFENFKANLIPMGLGEFDVILRMDWLGQHKANICCTDKSVHLKAPNGRDMVIYSERNQDSFPLCTFVRARRLISRGCKAFLAHVVDSNKESKSMSEISIVNEFVDVFPDDLPGLPPERQIDFKIDLIPSATHIAKAPYRLAPTEMREMMDQLQELLDKGFIRPSYYRRFIQDFSKLASPLTKLTLKNEKFDWKSEQEGAFQTLKEKLSQEPILTLPDGVEDFSVYCDASFNGLGCVLMQKVRVIAYASRQLKTHEKSYPVHNLELAAVVFALKIWRHYLYGVKFSIYSDHKSLKYFFEQRDLNNRQRRWLDLLKDYDCEILYHPGKANVVADALSRKSSHFSTRVSPLWVMLTNDFFERIREAQEEALKRNPKQERIKGKLQHLSKDSRGLMVRYGRIWIPFSCMDFITKLPKTPKDQFDSIWVIVDRLTKSALFLPIRESSSSEVIADIYVKEVIARHGIPVSIVSDRDTRFTSHFWRKFHEDMGTKLHFSTAYHPQTDGQSERTIQTLEDMLRASIIDFGGPWDAYLPLAEFSYNNSYHSSIKMPPYEMLYGRRCRTPICWGEVGQREKEEPMSFLKLRKR, from the exons ATGAATGACTCGCAAGGCACTTTGAATGTTAATGAGTTTCGGGTACAATTTCTGGACAAAGCTCAATTTTATCCGGAATATTTGAAAGATGATCGGTTGTTAAAGGAGCATTTTTATCGCAAACTTCGCAAGAACATTCGAGAGAAGATTACGTTACTTCAAATCGAATCGTTTACACAATTGGTTGATGTGACTAGGTGGCACGAGGTTGAGCAAGGCATGCCGAATGATGAGACCTCCAAGAGAAAGACGGAACAAAGTAACTCTCGAAACAAGAAGTTCCGGTCTAGTGGTAGTTCGGGGGGTGGTTCGAATAGGAAAAACATTCCCACTTGGAACAATTGTGGGAAACATCATTCCGGAGTTTGTTTATTACCATCTAAGAAAGCATGTTTCAATTGTGGCCAACCGGGTCACATTAGCCGAGATTGTAAGTTCTCTCCAAGCAAGCCTACCGTGTGCTTTAAATGCTTCAACAAAGGACACATGAAGAGTGCTTGCCATTTGTTAACAGAGGAAGAAAGGCAAGCCGAAGCAAGAAAGGCTAATGAAAGAAAGTTGGCGAAACAAGTAGGGAATCCGAGGGGAAGATCGTTCCAAATCTCGTTAGCTCAAGCTAAAGAATCCACCGATGTCGTGTCAGGTACTTTCCTAGTTCATGACACACACGCTAAGATTTTATTTGATTACGGAGCAAATCGTTCCTTTGTTGCTGCTCGATTCACTAAATGCATTCCTTTACAATTGTCTTTTCTTGAACCCCCTTTATTGGTTGAAGTAGCAGGTGATCAAACTTACATGATTAAGAATGTGTATCTAGGTTGTAGTTTAACCATCAATTTCGAAAACTTCAAAGCTAATCTTATTCCGATGGGTTTGGGAGAATTTGATGTAATTTTGAGGATGGATTGGCTTGGCCAACATAAGGCAAATATTTGTTGTACCGATAAAAGTGTTCACCTAAAAGCTCCTAACGGTAGGGATATGGTCATTTACAGTGAAAGAAATCAAGACTCATTCCCTTTATGCACCTTTGTTCGAGCCCGTCGACTTATCTCTCGAGGGTGCAAAGCTTTTCTAGCTCATGTTGTTGATTCCAATAAGGAATCTAAATCAATGTCCGAAATTTCTATTGTGAACGAGTTTGTAGATGTTTTCCCCGATGATCTACCGGGTCTTCCTCCCGAAAGACAAATTGATTTCAAAATAGACCTTATTCCGAGTGCTACGCATATTGCCAAGGCTCCTTATCGTCTCGCTCCAACCGAAATGAGAGAAATGATGGATCAACTCCAAGAACTACTTGATAAGGGTTTCATTCGCCCAA GTTATTACCGTCGATTCATTCAAGATTTTTCAAAGTTGGCTTCACCTCTTACAAAGTTGACTCTTAAGAACGAGAAGTTTGATTGGAAAAGTGAACAAGAAGGTGCATTTCAAACACTAAAAGAAAAGTTGAGTCAAGAACCTATTCTTACCTTGCCGGATGGAGTCGAAGATTTCTCGGTGTATTGTGATGCCTCGTTCAATGGTCTTGGGTGTGTCCTCATGCAAAAGGTGCGAGTTATCGCTTATGCATCAAGACAATTAAAAACTCATGAGAAGTCTTATCCCGTCCACAATTTAGAGCTTGCAGCGGTCGTTTTTGCATTGAAGATTTGGCGTCATTACTTGTATGGTGTTAAATTCTCCATTTATTCGGATCATAAAAGTCTTAAGTATTTCTTTGAACAACGTGATCTTAATAATCGCCAACGGAGGTGGTTAGACTTATTGAAGGATTACGATTGTGAAATTTTGTATCACCCCGGGAAGGCCAATGTGGTAGCCGATGCCTTGAGTAGAAAAAGCTCTCATTTTTCAACTCGTGTTTCGCCTCTTTGGGTAATGCTTACAAACGATTTCTTCGAACGAATAAGGGAAGCTCAAGAAGAAGCCCTGAAACGCAACCCCAAACAAGAGAGAATTAAAGGGAAATTGCAACATCTCTCTAAGGACTCTCGTGGCCTCATGGTTCGTTATGGGAGAATTTGGATTCCATTCTCGTGCATGGACTTCATTACCAAACTCCCCAAGACACCTAAAGATCAATTTGATTCCATTTGGGTGATTGTAGATCGATTAACGAAAAGTGCATTGTTTCTGCCCATCCGTGAGTCATCATCTTCCGAAGTTATAGCTGATATATATGTGAAAGAAGTTATAGCTCGACATGGCATCCCCGTCTCTATTGTTTCGGATAGGGATACTCGGTTTACCTCCCATTTTTGGAGGAAgtttcatgaagatatgggtACTAAGTTACATTTTAGTACTGCATACCACCCGCAAACGGATGGTCAAAGCGAAAGAACCATCCAAACATTAGAAGATATGCTACGTGCTAGTATAATTGATTTTGGGGGACCATGGGATGCATACTTACCTTTGGCGGAATTTTCGTACAATAATAGCTACCATTCTAGCATTAAGATGCCTCCGTACGAAATGCTTTATGGTAGAAGGTGTCGAACTCccatttgttggggagaagtggGTCAACGGGAAAAGGAGGAACCGATGTCGTTCTTGAAACTACGCAAAAGATAG